One genomic window of Fusarium keratoplasticum isolate Fu6.1 chromosome 3, whole genome shotgun sequence includes the following:
- a CDS encoding NAD(P)-bd-dom domain-containing protein has product MAPHFDYSANMGSSNNNTNNMHYNFLQDADVWQGAPILTGSTKFEPHPDVKNIMITGGAGFIASWLVRHLTLTYPHAYNIVSFDKLDYCASLNNTRALNEKRNFSFYQGDITNPVEVVDCLERYNIDTIFHFAAQSHVDLSFGNSYGFTHTNVYGTHVLLESAKKVGIKRLIHISTDEVYGEVKDDDDDLLEASILAPTNPYAASKAAAEMLVNSYMRSFKLPVIIVRSNNVYGPHQFPEKIIPKFSSLLHRGQPVVLHGDGSPTRRYLYAGDAADAFDTILHKGEMGQIYNVGSYDEISNITLCHKLLAEMGIDDQNTTEFKKWVKYTHDRPFNDHRYAVDATKLKQLGWTQKTPFEKGLKITMDWYQRYGDRWWGDISAVLSPFPLVVNKNVKPDNEPIMDSP; this is encoded by the exons ATGGCTCCTCACTTCGACTACTCTGCTAACATGGGctccagcaacaacaacaccaacaacatgCACTACAACTTCCTCCAGGACGCCGATGTCTGGCAGGGTGCGCCCATCTTGACGGGCAGCACCAAGTTTGAGCCTCACCCCGATGTCAAGAACATCATGATCACCGGTGGCGCCGGCTTCAT CGCTTCTTGGCTTGTGCGACACCTCACCCTCACGTATCCCCACGCCTACAACATCGTCTCTTTCGACAAGCTCGACTACTGCGCCTCGCTCAACAACACGCGCGCCCTCAACGAGAAGCGCAACTTTAGCTTCTACCAGGgcgacatcaccaaccccGTCGAGGTGGTCGACTGCCTCGAGCGCTACAACATCGACACCATCTTCCACTTTGCCGCCCAGTCGCACGTCGACCTGAGCTTTGGCAACTCGTACGGCTTTACTCACACCAACGTCTACGGCACCCACGTGCTGCTCGAGAGTGCCAAGAAGGTTGGCATCAAGCGCCTCATTCACATCTCGACCGACGAGGTCTATGGAgaggtcaaggacgacgacgatgatctcctcgaggCGAGCATTCTTGCTCCTACCAACCCTTATGCCGCGAGCAAGGCTGCCGCCGAGATGCTTGTGAATTCTTATATGCGAAGCTTCAAGCTCCCCGTCATTATTGTCCGGAGTAACAACGTCTACGGACCCCACCAATTCCCAGAGA AGATCATCCCCAAGTTCTCCTCCTTGCTACACCGCGGCCAGCCCGTGGTCCTCCACGGAGATGGCAGCCCAACACGCCGATATCTCTACGCCGGAGACGCCGCCGACGCCTTCGACACCATCCTCCACAAGGGCGAGATGGGTCAGATCTACAACGTCGGCTCGTACGACGAAATCTCCAACATCACACTCTGTCACAAGctcctcgccgagatggGTATCGACGACCAGAACACgaccgagttcaagaagTGGGTCAAGTACACCCACGACCGCCCCTTCAACGACCACAGATACGCCGTCGATGCtaccaagctcaagcagctcggCTGGACACAGAAGACCCCCTTCGAGAAGGGTCTCAAGATCACCATGGACTGGTACCAGCGCTACGGTGACAGGTGGTGGGGCGACATCTCTGCCGTCCTCAGCCCGTTCCCCCTGGTTGTCAACAAGAATGTGAAACCGGATAACGAACCTATCATGGACTCTCCATAA
- a CDS encoding RmlD-sub-bind domain-containing protein — MSASNGTFANRFLIWGGKGWVAGHLKELLEKQGKEVSSTTVRMEDVAGVAKVLDEIKPTHVLNAAGCTGRPNVDWCEDNKEQTVRSNVIGTLTLADQCAQRGIHCTIFATGCIYQYDEKHPMGGAGFKEEDAPNFVGSFYSMTKGHVEPILASYNNVLILRLRMPVSDDLHPRNFVTKISKYDRVVDIPNSNTILHDLLPGSILLAEHNNTGVYNFTNPGAISHNEVLALFKEIVRPNYTWKNFSLEEQSKVIKAGRSNCKLDTDKLISKLKEYNYEVPEVHDAYRQCFERMKAAGVQ, encoded by the exons atgtctgcTTCCAACGGTACGTTTGCCAACCGCTTCCTCATCTGGGGCGGCAAGGGCTGGGTGGCTGGCCACCTcaaggagctcctcgagaagcagggcaaggaggTTTCCAGCACCACTGTCCGCATGGAAGATGTCGCCGGTGTCGCCAAGGTgctcgacgagatcaagcccACACACGTCCTCAACGCCGCTGGCTGCACTGGCCGACCCAACGTTGACTGGTGCGAGGACAACAAGGAGCAGACGGTTCGCTCCAACGTCATTGGCACTCTGACGCTGGCCGATCAGTGCGCCCAGCGAGGTATTCACTGCACCATCTTTGCGACCGGATGCATCTACCAGTATGACGAGAAGCACCCCATGGGCGGTGCTGGcttcaaggaggaggatgctccCAACTTTGTCGGCAGCTTCTACTCCATGACCAAGGGCCACGTTGAGCCT ATCCTGGCCAGCTACAACAATGTCCTCATCCTCCGTCTTCGCATGCCTGTGAGCGACGATCTTCACCCCCGAAATTTTGTCACCAAGATCTCCAAGTACGACCGCGTCGTCGACATTcccaacagcaacaccatcctccaCGACCTCCTCCCCGGCTCCATTCTCCTCGCTGAGCACAACAACACCGGAGTCTACAACTTCACCAACCCCGGCGCCATCTCCCACAACGAGGTGCTCGCCCTGTTCAAGGAGATTGTCCGCCCCAACTACACCTGGAAGAACTTTAGCCTCGAGGAGCAgtccaaggtcatcaaggctggTCGCAGCAACTGCAAGCTCGACACAGACAAGCTGatcagcaagctcaaggagtaCAACTACGAGGTTCCCGAGGTCCACGATGCCTACAGGCAGTGCTTTGAGCGTATGAAGGCTGCTGGCGTTCAATAG
- a CDS encoding DUF5672 domain-containing protein, producing the protein MNFLSKQRLMSPKFMRISIGLGVTFAVIIFLSVMAAVVPHPALPKITLTYANQSIYNESKVALLIENRPQPIIVPLMLKFMYQMPPDWRFRFMGSPESVAFVNQSAAMREHVKSGKVDLTYIPANMSTAGQEMISRFLTTLWLYDTVLQPAEILLVFQTDSMVCANNKRSMDDFIGYDWVGAPWSVGGRYGGNGGLSIRRVSRIIDILRNQRRIEGSQPEDVWLSERLGHHNAGSVANGSISSTFSGEMNGGPAEIVPEPECDADLDDDQEECEWENLRNKLSEQGRPGDWVKGLDDWRNGFYEPMGYHIGGAGQLHGAVWGRKEKRDHIYSYCPEAKMVLKMDWAEYIPGNCGESW; encoded by the exons ATGAACTTCCTCTCAAAGCAGCGACTGATGTCGCCCAAATTTATGCGCATCTCGATCGGACTTGGGGTTACTTTTGC AGTCATCATCTTTCTCTCAGTCATGGCGGCCGTCGTCCCTCATCCGGCGCTCCCCAAAATCACCCTCACATACGCCAACCAGTCCATCTACAACGAGTCCAAGGTCGCTCTCCTCATTGAGAACCGACCGCAGCCCATCATCGTGCCTCTGATGCTCAAGTTCATGTATCAGATGCCTCCCGACTGGCGATTCCGCTTCATGGGCTCCCCCGAGTCGGTGGCCTTTGTCAACCAGTCTGCCGCCATGCGCGAGCATGTCAAGTCTGGCAAGGTCGACTTGACCTACATCCCCGCCAACATGAGCACTGCTGGTCAGGAGATGATCAGTCGTTTCTTGACGACGCTGTGGCTATACGATACTGTGCTGCAGCCTGCCGAGATCCTCCTCGTATTCCAGACCGACTCGATGGTCTGCGCCAACAACAAGCGCTCCATGGATGACTTTATTGGCTACGACTGGGTTGGTGCACCTTGGAGTGTCGGAGGACGTTATGGAGGAAATGGAGGACTCTCGATCCGTCGCGTGAGCCGTATCATCGATATCCTGCGCAACCAGCGTCGCATTGAGGGCAGCCAGCCTGAAGACGTCTGGCTGTCTGAACGTCTTGGACATCACAATGCCGGCAGCGTCGCCAACGGATCTATATCATCGACCTTCTCTGGAGAGATGAACGGAGGCCCGGCCGAGATTGTGCCTGAGCCTGAATGCGACGCCGACCTCGATGATGATCAGGAGGAGTGCGAGTGGGAGAACCTGCGAAACAAGCTGAGCGAGCAGGGTCGACCAGGCGACTGGGTCAAGGGCCTTGACGACTGGAGGAACGGATTCTATGAGCCGATGGGCTATCACATTGGCGGTGCCGGCCAGCTTCACGGCGCTGTCTGGGGACGAAAGGAGAAGCGAGATCACATCTACTCGTATTGCCCCGAggcaaagatggtgttgaagatggactGGGCAGAGTATATACCAGGCAACTGCGGAGAGTCCTGGTAA
- a CDS encoding DUF5672 domain-containing protein, translating into MAPQVDLSQWADLPVMATKSLKSRLPTTISRSTILIVVSLISTWIFATVLVPQVKPTITSQIDEARQRLPSVSIDWAPNDDPRKNYNTSKVALIIEPEPLPLLVPLILHMIAVVPPDWRFVFIGSKKSVYTVGREYGIQLQQGLGKIDLMRLPSPWSIKTEEDLNRLYTDSRFYNEFLPGVEWLLTFDSESILCANAQSSLNDWLDYTWAGAARADVKAFAGYGKLSLRRVSAIQQVLGFQKRYNNTDQEDIWFGKRLYILPDAKLANLTNEVFSVQNNVTEKPMGYHALGRGRGLDKEVWGNVETRKAALEYCPEMHMILDMKLEKERCPPDTQG; encoded by the exons ATGGCGCCGCAGGTTGACTTGTCGCAATGGGCCGACTTGCCTGTCATGGCAACCAAGAGCCTCAAGTCGAGACTCCCCACGACGATTTCGAGATCTACCATTCTCATTGTGGTTTCCCTCATTTCAAC ATGGATCTTTGCGACCGTACTCGTCCCTCAAGTCAAACCCACCATCACATCCCAGATCGATGAAGCCCGACAAAGACTTCCCTCAGTCAGCATTGACTGGGCGCCAAACGACGACCCTCGCAAGAACTACAACACATCCAAGGTCGCTCTCATCATCGAGCCggagcctcttcctcttctggtCCCCTTGATCCTGCACATGATCGCCGTCGTGCCCCCGGATTGGCGATTCGTCTTTATCGGATCCAAGAAGAGCGTCTACACTGTCGGTCGCGAGTACGGCATTCAGCTGCAACAGGGTCTGGGCAAGATTGACCTCATGAGGCTGCCCAGCCCTTGGTCCATCAAGACCGAAGAGGACTTGAACCGCCTGTACACGGATTCGCGATTCTACAACGAGTTTTTGCCTGGAGTTGAGTGGCTCTTGACCTTTGACTCGGAGAGCATTCTTTGCGCCAATGCGCAGTCGAGCCTGAACGACTGGTTGGACTACACATGGGCTGGTGCTGCCAG AGCCGACGTCAAGGCCTTCGCAGGCTACGGAAAGCTCTCGCTGCGACGCGTCTCTGCCATCCAGCAGGTCCTCGGCTTCCAGAAGCGCTACAACAACACAGATCAAGAAGACATTTGGTTCGGAAAGCGTCTCTACATCCTCCCCGACGCCAAGCTCGCCAACCTGACAAACGAGGTCTTTTCGGTGCAGAACAACGTCACAGAAAAGCCCATGGGCTACCACGCCCTTGGCCGTGGCAGGGGTCTCGATAAGGAAGTCTGGGGCAACGTCGAGACACGAAAGGCGGCGCTCGAGTACTGTCCCGAGATGCACATGATTCTTGACATGAAGCTCGAGAAAGAGAGGTGTCCCCCTGACACGCAGGGTTGA
- a CDS encoding EamA domain-containing protein: MSKEVDHKPYADSSSSSSSSSSTSPKETTLFDHSEHDRDMTRSPSEFELDELYHDEEDDALLAGDQEKADKPEKPEPEPVKKSKTLKSVVWTLVNVLATVLIVFTNKAIFSDKSLKHVQLSFATFHFTITWLALYVLSRERFGFFTPQKASFGHTAPLSIAMALNVVFPNLSLAYSSVAFYQIARILMTPSVAAMDYVMYKVTLPLKACLTLIPACIGVGMVSYYDSRPTSNTTIKTTSQLGVMFAFLGVFFSSLYTVWISAFRRRLNMTSMQLLFNQAPISAFMLLYVIPFVDTFPVWGDVSLNRWVLILLSGFFAVLINVSQFFIVAEMGPVTSTVVAHSKTCIIVALGWMSSGRTVADKCVIGLIMALVGIFAYSAVMLREKAKAAK; this comes from the exons ATGTCCAAGGAAGTCGACCACAAGCCGTACGCGgactcgtcgtcctcgtcgtcgtcatcttcgtctaCCTCGCCCAAGGAGACGACGCTGTTTGATCACAGTGAACATGACCGCGACATGACGAGGTCGCCCAGTGAGTTTGAGCTCGATGAGCTCTACcacgatgaggaggatgatgcccTCCTTGCGGGTGACCAAGAAAAGGCCGATAAGCCAGagaagccagagccagagcccgTCAAGAAGTCCAAAACACTCAAGTCGGTAGTATGGACACTGGTCAACGTCTTGGCCACCGTCTTGATC GTCTTCACAAACAAAGCCATCTTCTCAGATAAATCACTCAAGCATGTGCAGCTCTCCTTCGCCACATTTCACTTCACCATCACCTGGCTGGCCCTCTATGTCCTCTCACGAGAGCGCTTCGGCTTCTTCACGCCTCAGAAGGCTTCCTTTGGCCACACGGCGCCCCTGTCTatcgccatggccctcaACGTCGTCTTCCCTAACCTCTCTCTTGCCTACTCATCCGTCGCATTCTACCAGATTGCGCGTATCCTCATGACGCCCTCGGTTGCCGCCATGGACTACGTCATGTACAAGGTCACTCTGCCTCTCAAGGCTTGCCTGACCTTGATCCCCGCCTGTATCGGCGTCGGTATGGTCTCTTACTATGACTCGAGGCCTaccagcaacaccaccatcaagacGACTTCCCAGTTGGGCGTCATGTTTGCCTTcctcggcgtcttcttctcgtctctTTACACCGTctggatctcggccttcCGACGACGCTTGAACATGACCAGCATGCAGCTGCTCTTCAACCAGGCTCCCATCTCTGCTTTCATGCTCCTCTACGTCATTCCCTTTGTCGACACCTTCCCCGTCTGGGGTGATGTTTCACTGAACCGCTGGGTTCTGATTCTTCTG TctggcttctttgccgtCTTGATCAATGTTTCTCAATTCTTCATCGTTGCTGAGATGGGCCCTGTCACCAGCACAGTCGTCGCCCACAGCAAGACATGCATCATTGTCGCCCTTGGCTGGATGTCCTCTGGCCGAACCGTGGCTGACAAGTGTGTCATTGGCCTGATCATGGCCCTTGTTGGAATCTTTGC CTACTCGGCCGTTAtgttgagggagaaggccaaggccgcaAAATAA